Proteins from a genomic interval of Candidatus Nomurabacteria bacterium:
- a CDS encoding HAMP domain-containing histidine kinase, with amino-acid sequence MSFFSLFIGTAYGKDLEPAKEKTYDYLAIIFATFGSVISLSGLGVVKVNEKLGSTGLFQGYSIVPGSLYYLLLAIFISSAICLGIRIVSTYRVAGGKRRDSLRTVITGLAVAVPLSIVTNLIGPLVFSDSLVASTLSNLAIIFFVLSVAYSIIKHAFLDIRTSAVRLVGYFFSIATLVFLYSLVIYGIVLPIVSPGEKFKPSVLLMIALGTVGTIYFYDKIKLLFDTITDRLFFKNGYDLPKFLDEFNQALITSSDVGELSSSIFKVMGDNIKTEFFVLVVKHGNFEITIDSRKQESIREADAKVPLSLINYHFKGGNRVVLTDYMNKEKFDGLHQSLTEMDALAAIDLSEGSKTTSSLKKVLASGDFKAMYLGPKRSGESYNAQDLDALRIISKELVVGLQNAMRFEEIKLFNLELQHKVDLATGKLRDQNKKLILADELKDDFLSIASHQMRTPISAINGYASILNSGDAGKLNKNQQKFAKIIEESTKKLSYLINDFLTVSRLKSGKFSIEKSDTNLKTLLKSEVEGLTAQFKSKDVKLRVTIDEKIPNIQADESKIRQVMMNLIDNALYYTPSDGEVNVTLKKTSQGIVFEVRDSGIGVPKEDQHKLFAKMYRASNAQKMRPDGTGLGLYLAKKVILGHHGHIIFNSIEGQGSTFGFRIPTR; translated from the coding sequence TTGAGTTTCTTTAGCCTGTTCATCGGTACGGCATACGGTAAGGATCTGGAGCCTGCAAAAGAGAAGACCTATGACTATTTAGCGATAATCTTTGCTACCTTTGGAAGTGTAATATCGCTAAGTGGCTTAGGAGTAGTTAAAGTAAATGAGAAGTTAGGTTCGACTGGACTGTTCCAGGGATATAGTATAGTCCCGGGAAGTCTATATTATCTACTGTTGGCTATATTCATATCGTCAGCCATATGTCTAGGTATTAGAATTGTCTCGACATATAGGGTGGCAGGCGGGAAAAGGAGAGACTCTCTCAGAACTGTAATAACTGGTTTGGCCGTAGCGGTGCCACTTTCAATTGTAACAAACCTCATCGGACCTCTAGTGTTCTCAGACTCATTAGTTGCTAGCACTTTAAGTAATCTTGCAATAATATTTTTTGTACTATCGGTTGCATACAGCATAATCAAGCATGCATTTCTAGACATAAGGACATCTGCCGTACGACTAGTGGGGTATTTTTTCTCGATCGCAACTTTAGTCTTCTTATACTCACTTGTAATATACGGCATAGTGCTACCAATAGTAAGTCCGGGTGAAAAATTTAAGCCTTCCGTATTACTCATGATTGCCCTAGGAACAGTGGGCACCATATATTTCTACGATAAGATTAAACTGCTATTTGATACAATCACTGATCGTCTTTTTTTTAAAAATGGTTATGATTTGCCAAAGTTTTTGGACGAGTTCAATCAGGCTTTGATAACTAGCAGTGATGTAGGTGAATTAAGTTCGTCAATATTCAAAGTTATGGGTGACAATATTAAGACTGAATTTTTTGTTTTGGTAGTTAAGCATGGGAATTTTGAGATTACGATAGACAGCCGCAAACAGGAGAGTATAAGAGAGGCTGACGCCAAGGTACCATTGAGCCTGATTAACTACCATTTCAAGGGCGGCAACAGAGTTGTTTTAACTGATTATATGAATAAGGAGAAGTTCGATGGTCTGCACCAATCTCTTACAGAGATGGATGCGTTGGCTGCAATTGATTTGAGTGAAGGTTCTAAAACTACAAGTTCATTAAAAAAAGTTCTCGCATCTGGCGATTTTAAAGCTATGTATTTAGGGCCAAAAAGAAGTGGAGAAAGTTATAATGCCCAAGATCTTGATGCGCTTAGAATTATCTCTAAAGAATTGGTGGTAGGACTGCAGAATGCAATGAGATTCGAAGAAATTAAATTGTTTAACTTAGAGCTCCAACACAAAGTAGATTTGGCAACTGGAAAATTGAGGGATCAAAATAAAAAACTAATCTTAGCCGATGAACTAAAAGATGACTTCTTATCAATTGCATCACATCAAATGAGGACTCCAATAAGTGCAATTAACGGGTATGCTTCAATTTTAAATTCTGGAGATGCTGGTAAGCTAAATAAGAATCAGCAGAAGTTTGCAAAGATTATTGAAGAAAGCACTAAAAAGTTATCATATTTAATTAACGACTTCTTAACAGTATCTCGATTGAAGAGTGGTAAGTTTAGCATCGAGAAGTCTGACACTAACTTAAAAACATTGCTAAAAAGTGAGGTTGAGGGACTTACAGCACAGTTTAAGTCCAAGGATGTTAAGCTTAGGGTTACAATTGATGAAAAGATCCCAAATATTCAAGCTGACGAGTCTAAGATAAGACAAGTTATGATGAATCTAATTGATAATGCCCTCTACTATACTCCCTCTGATGGTGAGGTTAACGTAACACTGAAGAAGACTAGTCAGGGGATTGTATTCGAGGTAAGAGATAGCGGAATCGGAGTACCAAAAGAAGATCAGCACAAACTATTTGCAAAAATGTATAGAGCAAGTAATGCTCAAAAAATGAGACCCGACGGAACTGGTCTAGGATTATACTTAGCCAAGAAAGTCATACTTGGACATCATGGGCATATTATTTTTAATAGCATTGAAGGTCAAGGAAGTACATTTGGATTTAGGATACCGACTAGGTAG
- a CDS encoding SsrA-binding protein, which translates to MSKKSTKTKKKNINGSIKNRRASYDYSLEEGFKFGMVLNGRQVRAIRNNHLSLTGSFVNIKDRELWLINAKLTLPKTSSDKKENLTSNEPIKLLATKKDLKEIQSAKNSGRTVVPTEVINNSRYIKLRASTGKGKKEYDKRQAKKKREFDIQSKRDLTDF; encoded by the coding sequence GTGAGTAAAAAGAGCACTAAAACTAAAAAAAAGAATATAAATGGCTCGATTAAAAACCGTCGAGCTAGCTATGACTATTCTCTTGAAGAAGGTTTTAAATTTGGTATGGTCTTAAATGGCCGTCAAGTAAGAGCAATTAGAAATAACCACCTGAGCTTAACCGGCAGTTTTGTAAATATAAAAGATAGAGAGCTATGGTTAATTAATGCAAAGTTAACTTTGCCTAAAACATCATCTGATAAAAAAGAAAATCTAACCAGTAATGAGCCAATTAAACTATTGGCCACTAAAAAAGATCTAAAAGAAATTCAATCTGCCAAAAACTCTGGTCGTACTGTCGTCCCGACGGAAGTCATTAATAACTCGAGATATATTAAGCTTAGAGCTTCAACTGGTAAGGGCAAAAAAGAGTACGATAAAAGACAAGCTAAAAAGAAGCGTGAATTTGATATCCAAAGCAAACGAGACCTAACTGATTTCTAG
- the pyk gene encoding pyruvate kinase: MPNLKLEETKRVKILATVGPATLSEEKIKGMIESGTDGFRLNFSHGSHSEKLKAIKLIREASKKRGKPVAIVQDLHGPKIALSQFEGQGVSLDEGSIWELKFDAELSLIGKVLPVEFDLSKTAQTGQPVYIADGRMKGEIIAVDPEKKSIQVKIINGGVVLSGKGLNLPETDFTGHIITEKDIKDVKFGADKGFDYVALSFVQTADDVRYFKNLLKQLGSDSKVIAKVETKKAVENLEEIIIECDGAMVARGDLATEVGPESVPVLQRRIIGLCIQNHKFSIVATQMLASMTASPEPTRAEVSDVATAVVIGTDCVMLSEETAIGSYPLESIATMKRIILHTQKHNNVKAVFKSAPHQETIAEAIASTVIGLANIVGAVAIVVETSTGKSAINVASHRPERTIIAVTQNSSTAQQLAIVYGVKSFVRPVDKSASTKLTNWLNRGGVLSSGDVVVTASGHYPGKVGGTDTIKVRVI, encoded by the coding sequence ATGCCCAACCTTAAACTTGAGGAGACCAAGCGAGTAAAGATTCTAGCGACAGTTGGTCCAGCTACTCTATCAGAAGAAAAAATTAAGGGCATGATCGAATCAGGTACAGATGGTTTTCGACTTAACTTTAGTCATGGTTCTCATTCAGAAAAACTAAAAGCCATTAAGCTCATTAGAGAGGCTTCTAAAAAAAGAGGTAAGCCAGTTGCAATCGTCCAAGATCTACACGGCCCTAAAATAGCACTCAGTCAGTTCGAAGGACAGGGAGTTTCTCTCGATGAGGGCTCTATTTGGGAGTTAAAATTTGATGCCGAATTAAGCCTAATAGGTAAAGTCTTACCAGTAGAGTTTGATCTTTCTAAGACTGCCCAAACTGGTCAACCGGTATATATAGCAGATGGAAGGATGAAAGGGGAAATAATTGCAGTTGATCCAGAGAAGAAAAGTATTCAAGTAAAAATAATTAATGGTGGAGTTGTCTTATCGGGCAAAGGATTAAACTTACCAGAAACAGATTTTACGGGACATATTATTACCGAAAAAGATATCAAAGATGTAAAGTTTGGAGCTGACAAAGGATTTGATTATGTTGCGTTAAGCTTTGTCCAAACAGCCGATGATGTTAGGTATTTTAAAAATCTTCTTAAACAGTTAGGTTCAGATTCAAAAGTTATTGCAAAAGTAGAAACAAAGAAAGCTGTAGAGAATCTCGAAGAAATAATTATAGAATGCGATGGAGCGATGGTAGCAAGAGGTGACCTAGCGACAGAGGTTGGACCAGAAAGCGTACCAGTCCTTCAAAGAAGAATAATTGGGCTATGCATACAGAATCATAAGTTTTCTATTGTTGCTACTCAGATGCTCGCAAGCATGACGGCTTCACCAGAACCCACAAGGGCAGAAGTTAGTGACGTAGCAACTGCAGTAGTTATTGGTACAGACTGTGTGATGCTCTCTGAAGAGACAGCAATAGGCTCATATCCACTTGAGTCAATTGCAACGATGAAGAGGATTATCCTTCATACTCAAAAACATAACAATGTAAAAGCAGTATTTAAAAGCGCACCTCATCAAGAAACTATTGCCGAAGCGATTGCGTCAACTGTCATCGGTCTTGCTAATATTGTGGGAGCGGTAGCTATTGTAGTAGAAACATCAACAGGCAAAAGCGCAATTAATGTAGCTAGTCATAGACCAGAAAGAACCATTATTGCTGTAACTCAAAACTCATCAACCGCACAACAGCTGGCAATAGTTTACGGTGTAAAAAGTTTTGTCAGACCAGTAGACAAATCTGCTTCAACTAAATTAACCAATTGGTTGAACAGAGGGGGAGTTTTGAGCTCTGGAGATGTAGTTGTAACGGCAAGCGGGCATTACCCTGGCAAAGTTGGAGGCACAGACACAATTAAAGTTAGAGTCATCTAA
- the gatC gene encoding Asp-tRNA(Asn)/Glu-tRNA(Gln) amidotransferase subunit GatC: MSSASIDQISKEEIIKLAKLSSLELTAEEIDKYQQEVSAILTMIGKLQEIDAEGVEPTYQVSGNKNVTREDVIDNGLVGSKELLDLAPETFKSQIKVKKVL, translated from the coding sequence ATGAGTAGTGCAAGTATAGATCAAATTTCCAAAGAAGAGATTATTAAGCTCGCTAAGCTTTCTTCTTTAGAACTTACCGCAGAAGAAATAGATAAATATCAACAAGAAGTTAGTGCTATTCTTACGATGATAGGAAAGCTACAAGAAATTGACGCAGAGGGAGTTGAGCCAACTTATCAAGTTTCAGGAAATAAAAATGTAACTCGAGAAGATGTTATAGACAATGGTTTAGTAGGCTCTAAGGAGCTTCTTGACCTTGCTCCAGAGACCTTTAAAAGTCAGATTAAAGTAAAAAAAGTATTATAA
- the pgk gene encoding phosphoglycerate kinase encodes MNLVQQVDITAKSRIILRCDLNLPQNNRGEFTDFFRLESSLPTIEYLKESGATIFITSHLGSPEGKVNQKLSLKYLTGILSDQLNKKVKFISDPFDTNEGLEKQKGIFLIENLRFWPEEEASDLEFAMNLVKVTGAEFFVQDAFGAIHRDHASITKLPKVLPSAAGFLLQKEISSLQNIEETNLVLLVGGAKVESKLPVISNFLNTADSVLTGGVVANTFLKALEKNIAASLFDDNCLSLANQIANKSEYTETKILLPEDYICAKSPDELLAHEFDDTNIKPDQMILDIGQSTIDKYREEIDNAEVILWAGTLGFAEKPPFSKGSKSILDYLIESKKNRDLKIIIGGGDTVDFVKDNLNQQALELIDHLSTGGGASLLMLSGEELPGIKALETSPDQFDNEFSQENTYNTDENDRIVKLSGNSPTLIANLKSHFSLEESVEWFQQFITSESLVNSNIKLCVAPSNISLGEFRHIIESSNLKRKPDLYSQNISHEDEGSDTGEIAATQIKNLAEGTIIGHSERRIKHEEDDQIVFEKVIKAIDNNLKVILCVGGKSKDELNHQREVYKQLKSVFDNLNSQQTDLIIVAYEPVFSIGTGKVPSGEFLLNQLKSIKDFLSDQRSVNKILYGGSVTPDNARQILKLGFNGLLVGSASLNVKSLEDIGNNISA; translated from the coding sequence ATGAATTTAGTTCAGCAAGTTGATATTACAGCAAAAAGTCGAATAATACTAAGATGCGATTTAAATTTACCACAAAATAATAGAGGTGAGTTTACTGACTTTTTTCGCCTAGAATCATCACTTCCAACAATTGAATATCTTAAAGAATCCGGAGCTACTATTTTTATTACATCTCATTTAGGTAGCCCTGAAGGTAAGGTTAACCAAAAGCTATCACTTAAGTATCTTACAGGTATACTTAGTGATCAACTAAACAAAAAAGTTAAGTTTATCTCAGACCCCTTTGATACAAATGAAGGATTAGAAAAACAAAAAGGTATATTTTTGATTGAGAACCTAAGATTCTGGCCAGAAGAAGAGGCTTCTGACCTTGAGTTCGCCATGAACTTAGTTAAAGTAACAGGTGCTGAATTTTTTGTTCAAGATGCCTTTGGTGCAATCCACCGCGATCACGCCAGTATCACAAAGTTACCCAAAGTTCTTCCGTCTGCAGCTGGATTCTTACTCCAAAAAGAAATTTCATCACTCCAAAATATAGAAGAAACTAATTTAGTTCTGTTAGTTGGAGGAGCTAAAGTCGAGAGCAAACTGCCTGTTATATCAAATTTTCTAAACACAGCAGATTCTGTACTTACAGGAGGAGTGGTAGCAAATACATTTTTAAAAGCTTTAGAAAAGAATATAGCCGCGAGTTTATTTGATGATAACTGTTTAAGTTTAGCTAATCAGATTGCCAATAAATCAGAGTATACAGAAACTAAGATACTACTACCGGAGGATTACATTTGTGCAAAATCTCCTGATGAACTACTCGCTCATGAATTTGATGACACAAATATAAAACCTGACCAGATGATTCTAGATATTGGACAAAGTACAATTGATAAATACAGAGAAGAAATTGATAATGCAGAGGTTATTCTTTGGGCAGGAACTCTTGGCTTTGCCGAAAAACCTCCATTTTCTAAAGGATCTAAAAGTATCTTAGATTATTTAATAGAGTCAAAAAAAAATAGAGATCTAAAAATAATCATTGGTGGAGGGGATACTGTAGATTTCGTTAAAGATAACTTAAATCAACAGGCCTTAGAGCTAATTGATCATTTATCTACTGGGGGAGGTGCAAGTTTATTAATGCTAAGTGGGGAAGAATTACCTGGTATAAAAGCACTAGAAACCTCACCGGATCAGTTTGATAATGAATTTTCACAAGAAAATACTTACAATACTGATGAGAACGATCGAATTGTAAAGTTGTCGGGTAATTCTCCCACCTTAATTGCTAACCTTAAATCACACTTTAGTTTAGAGGAGTCAGTAGAGTGGTTTCAGCAATTTATTACATCAGAGAGTTTAGTTAATTCTAATATTAAGCTTTGTGTAGCTCCTTCTAACATCTCTCTCGGGGAGTTTAGACATATAATTGAAAGCTCTAATTTAAAGAGAAAACCGGACCTCTACTCACAAAATATTTCTCACGAAGACGAAGGCTCAGATACAGGAGAAATCGCAGCTACTCAAATAAAAAATCTAGCAGAAGGTACGATTATCGGTCACAGCGAGAGAAGAATCAAACACGAAGAAGATGATCAAATAGTTTTTGAAAAAGTAATAAAAGCCATAGATAATAATTTAAAGGTAATTTTATGTGTTGGAGGCAAAAGCAAAGATGAACTAAACCATCAACGCGAAGTATATAAACAACTCAAAAGTGTTTTTGATAATCTTAACTCGCAGCAAACTGACTTAATAATAGTAGCTTACGAACCAGTTTTTTCTATTGGAACTGGTAAGGTGCCCTCAGGTGAGTTTTTACTCAATCAACTTAAGTCAATCAAAGATTTTTTAAGTGATCAAAGGTCTGTTAACAAAATATTATATGGTGGAAGTGTTACTCCTGATAATGCAAGGCAGATTCTAAAATTAGGATTTAACGGGCTATTGGTCGGTTCCGCAAGCTTAAATGTTAAATCTTTGGAAGATATTGGCAATAATATTAGTGCTTAA
- the gatA gene encoding Asp-tRNA(Asn)/Glu-tRNA(Gln) amidotransferase subunit GatA, whose protein sequence is MISIADLKEELKNGKKPIDLVEEAIARLKNSNQFNSTISDMFEIAKKRAKDLEDSNKKGRLYGIPFIAKDNLLIEGTITTAASNILGNFLAPYTATAIKKLEDEGAICIAKANLDSFGHGSSTEKSDFTKTLNPHDIKRVPGGSSGGSAASVGLGIVPFSVCTDTGGSIRQPASFTGTYGFKPSYGRVSRCGAISMASSTDTVGVISSNTKDLAEVVDIISGIDPKDSTTIYKTESLSLEEFDNANKYKVAVIKELMAEGIDKEVKDALQNSLKKLKDSGVEIEEISIPEIEYALAAYYIIVPAEISSNLARYDGIRYGHSTDKSAKLNEIYEKSRREGFNAENKRRILIGTYVLSSGYYDAYYKKAQQVRTLLINAFDKAFKRYDVLLGPVVPTTAFKFGESEDPIKMYLGDIMTVAPSLIGSPASSIPVALGAESNMPVGLQVIGKHGDDKKVLEFSEIVEETIK, encoded by the coding sequence ATGATATCCATTGCTGATCTGAAAGAAGAATTAAAAAATGGCAAAAAGCCAATCGATTTAGTAGAAGAAGCTATTGCTAGACTTAAAAATTCTAATCAGTTTAACTCGACAATCTCAGATATGTTTGAGATAGCAAAAAAGAGAGCTAAAGATCTAGAAGATTCTAACAAAAAAGGCAGGCTCTATGGTATTCCTTTTATTGCAAAGGATAACTTATTAATTGAAGGCACTATAACTACGGCAGCTTCTAATATTTTAGGTAACTTCTTAGCCCCTTATACCGCAACAGCTATAAAAAAGTTAGAGGATGAAGGAGCTATATGTATCGCTAAAGCTAACTTGGACTCTTTTGGGCATGGCTCTAGTACTGAGAAATCTGACTTCACTAAAACCCTTAATCCACATGATATAAAAAGAGTCCCAGGTGGCTCATCAGGAGGCTCAGCAGCTTCTGTCGGTTTAGGTATTGTCCCATTTTCTGTTTGTACTGATACCGGAGGCTCAATCCGCCAGCCAGCCAGCTTTACCGGAACCTATGGTTTTAAGCCTAGCTATGGGCGTGTTTCAAGATGTGGCGCAATCTCTATGGCTTCTTCTACAGATACGGTCGGCGTCATCTCTTCAAATACAAAAGACCTTGCAGAAGTAGTAGATATTATAAGCGGTATAGATCCGAAAGACTCTACAACTATTTATAAAACTGAGAGTTTAAGTCTAGAAGAATTTGATAATGCTAATAAATACAAAGTAGCTGTTATTAAAGAGCTTATGGCTGAAGGCATTGATAAAGAAGTTAAAGATGCACTTCAAAACTCGCTAAAAAAATTAAAAGATAGTGGAGTAGAGATAGAGGAAATTTCAATCCCAGAAATTGAATACGCATTAGCTGCTTATTACATAATAGTTCCTGCAGAAATATCATCCAATCTAGCTCGATATGATGGAATAAGATATGGCCACTCAACCGATAAGTCGGCTAAGCTTAACGAAATATATGAGAAGAGCCGACGAGAAGGTTTTAACGCAGAAAATAAAAGAAGAATACTCATTGGGACTTACGTTCTATCCTCCGGCTATTACGACGCATATTATAAAAAAGCCCAACAGGTAAGGACACTTCTTATAAACGCATTTGATAAGGCATTTAAAAGATATGATGTGCTTCTCGGTCCAGTTGTTCCAACAACAGCATTTAAGTTTGGCGAGTCAGAAGATCCAATAAAGATGTACTTAGGAGACATCATGACTGTTGCGCCGAGCCTAATAGGTTCACCGGCTTCATCTATTCCTGTAGCTCTTGGTGCAGAATCGAATATGCCGGTTGGTTTGCAGGTAATTGGTAAACACGGTGACGATAAAAAAGTACTAGAATTCTCAGAAATAGTAGAGGAGACAATCAAATGA
- the gatB gene encoding Asp-tRNA(Asn)/Glu-tRNA(Gln) amidotransferase subunit GatB, which translates to MLDPKIADKYEMTIGIECHVQLKTKTKLFAPVDNDARDAMPNTTVSEICFGLPGTLPVLNKEAVHLAIKAGHALNSKVNLFSKFDRKHYFYPDLPMGYQISQFEQPIIGSGEVEVCLRSGEKIKVGIERAHLEADAGKLTHPTGENYSLVDLNRAGTPLIEIVSEPDIHSAEAAKAYARELNLRMRYADVSDANLYYGNMRFDVNISIAPKGSKRLGTRAEIKNLNSFRAVENCINFEFERQVEIIEKGEEIVQETRGWNDAENKTFSQRSKEDAHDYRYMPEPDIPPVVLTQEYIDEVKDELPTMPSKIRELLSTLGLNHSQMETIVESPNLAKVLIEAKELGVDVSHQKRIANWLQIFSSSTSEDQDDSNEDNDIKFNPKSLVTLSNMVEEGKLNSTAAKEILNHLAKKDQDPEELASELNLIQINNDEELEKIVEQVMQDNPKPVQDLKNGEEKAIGFLVGQIMKLSSGKANPSTAQKIIRSKL; encoded by the coding sequence ATGTTAGATCCAAAAATTGCTGACAAATATGAGATGACTATTGGTATCGAATGCCATGTTCAGCTTAAAACGAAGACCAAATTGTTTGCCCCAGTTGATAACGATGCAAGAGATGCTATGCCAAATACTACAGTTTCAGAAATATGTTTTGGTTTACCTGGTACACTGCCAGTTTTAAATAAAGAAGCAGTTCATTTAGCAATTAAAGCAGGACATGCATTAAATTCTAAGGTTAACTTATTTTCTAAGTTTGATAGAAAACATTATTTTTATCCAGATTTACCTATGGGATATCAAATCTCACAGTTTGAACAGCCAATAATTGGCTCCGGTGAAGTAGAAGTATGCTTAAGATCTGGAGAAAAAATCAAAGTGGGCATAGAGAGAGCTCACCTAGAAGCAGATGCTGGTAAACTAACTCATCCAACCGGAGAAAATTATTCCCTGGTAGACTTAAATAGAGCAGGCACTCCACTTATCGAGATAGTATCAGAGCCTGACATTCACTCTGCTGAAGCAGCTAAAGCCTACGCAAGAGAACTCAATTTAAGAATGAGGTATGCAGATGTCTCTGACGCTAATCTCTATTATGGAAACATGCGTTTTGATGTTAATATATCTATTGCTCCAAAAGGATCTAAAAGACTCGGCACACGGGCAGAAATTAAAAATCTTAACTCATTCAGGGCAGTAGAAAACTGTATAAATTTCGAGTTTGAACGGCAGGTAGAAATTATAGAAAAAGGTGAAGAAATTGTACAAGAGACTCGTGGGTGGAACGATGCAGAGAATAAAACTTTCTCACAAAGGTCAAAAGAAGATGCACACGACTACAGATACATGCCCGAACCAGACATCCCTCCTGTTGTATTAACTCAAGAGTATATTGACGAAGTAAAAGATGAGCTTCCGACTATGCCATCAAAGATCAGAGAATTATTGTCTACTTTAGGTTTAAATCATTCTCAAATGGAGACTATAGTAGAATCACCAAACCTTGCTAAAGTTTTGATCGAAGCAAAAGAACTTGGTGTAGATGTTAGTCATCAAAAAAGAATTGCTAATTGGCTTCAGATATTCTCTAGCTCAACTTCAGAAGATCAAGATGACTCAAATGAAGATAATGATATTAAGTTTAATCCAAAAAGCTTAGTTACTTTAAGTAATATGGTAGAAGAAGGAAAGCTGAATTCTACCGCGGCCAAAGAGATACTAAACCACTTAGCAAAAAAGGACCAAGATCCAGAAGAGCTAGCATCTGAGCTAAACTTAATTCAAATTAATAATGACGAAGAGTTAGAAAAAATAGTAGAGCAAGTAATGCAAGACAATCCAAAACCGGTTCAAGATCTAAAAAACGGAGAGGAAAAAGCCATCGGATTCTTAGTCGGTCAAATAATGAAGCTAAGTTCAGGAAAAGCTAACCCATCAACTGCTCAGAAAATAATAAGATCAAAACTATAA
- a CDS encoding carbohydrate kinase family protein gives MVGLKAKKMTTRRSIKKRRSSLAYDVVCIGRPVQDNVLSGDVFKPYCSHGVCRQNIQIGEKLAIDDVDTFYGGNALNASLTFARQNLSVGLLTQVGTDSRSNDLLSLMISENVDNNLIYSSDDVKIGHSTILLSKDGERTILAYPGSEINHQILLSTLEDVETRWLYISSLNSLDLLEGAFRYAKVNQVRVAFNPGGIELDNPAETKLLLQESDVDVLILNKQEASILFGEASAVDLARHGCNFVKICIVTDGPNGAHAHDGQIGYYQPISDDVEVIDRTGAGDAFASGVVSYLALGNDLESALEFGSKNSTSVVQHLGPHEGIIRLRTYPT, from the coding sequence ATGGTCGGGCTGAAAGCTAAAAAAATGACTACGAGAAGGTCAATAAAAAAAAGGAGATCAAGCTTAGCCTACGATGTAGTTTGTATCGGCAGACCAGTTCAGGATAATGTACTAAGCGGAGATGTTTTTAAGCCATATTGCTCACATGGAGTATGTCGTCAGAACATACAGATAGGCGAAAAATTAGCTATTGATGACGTCGACACTTTTTATGGAGGTAATGCGTTAAACGCTTCCTTAACTTTTGCAAGGCAGAATCTATCCGTTGGACTATTGACTCAAGTTGGGACAGATTCGAGATCTAATGATCTTTTAAGCTTAATGATCTCAGAGAATGTAGATAATAATCTAATCTATTCTAGCGATGATGTTAAGATCGGCCATAGTACTATTCTGCTTAGTAAAGACGGAGAAAGAACGATACTAGCTTATCCTGGATCAGAAATTAATCACCAGATTCTACTTTCGACATTAGAAGATGTGGAAACAAGATGGCTGTATATATCTTCTCTCAATTCTTTAGACCTTTTAGAGGGCGCTTTTAGGTACGCCAAAGTTAATCAGGTAAGGGTTGCATTTAACCCTGGAGGCATAGAACTAGACAATCCTGCAGAGACTAAGCTATTGCTACAAGAATCAGATGTTGATGTTTTAATACTAAATAAACAGGAGGCATCAATATTGTTTGGCGAGGCTTCTGCAGTAGATCTTGCAAGACACGGTTGTAACTTTGTTAAAATATGCATTGTAACAGACGGACCAAATGGAGCTCATGCTCATGATGGTCAAATCGGGTATTACCAACCTATATCTGACGATGTCGAAGTAATTGATAGAACTGGGGCGGGTGATGCTTTTGCATCTGGAGTTGTCTCATATTTAGCCTTGGGAAACGATCTTGAGAGTGCATTAGAATTTGGCTCAAAAAACTCAACATCTGTTGTTCAGCACCTTGGTCCTCATGAGGGGATTATCAGGTTAAGGACATATCCTACCTAG
- a CDS encoding dCTP deaminase, whose product MILSDKDIKRAIESGYISVSPYDEKNLQPASYDLHLDKHFLVFDTKKNSVIDPKKPVDNLMRPIEISENEPFVLHPGEFALGLILEETGVGDDYVGRLEGKSSVGRLGVLIHVTAGFLDPGNKLKMTLELHNTAEIPVLLYYKMPIAQIAFEKISSAAEEPYGSNKLTSKYSGDTKPVASQMWKNYNQETGEWK is encoded by the coding sequence ATGATTCTATCAGATAAAGATATAAAAAGAGCTATTGAAAGTGGCTACATTTCAGTCTCTCCATATGACGAAAAAAACCTTCAACCTGCATCTTATGATCTCCATTTAGATAAGCATTTTTTAGTCTTCGATACAAAAAAGAACTCTGTAATCGATCCAAAAAAACCTGTTGACAATTTAATGAGACCAATCGAAATCTCAGAAAATGAGCCATTCGTCCTCCATCCAGGAGAATTTGCCCTAGGCTTAATTTTAGAAGAGACTGGAGTCGGAGACGACTATGTTGGCAGACTAGAGGGCAAAAGCTCAGTAGGAAGACTTGGTGTATTAATACATGTGACAGCAGGTTTCCTAGACCCAGGAAATAAACTAAAAATGACTTTAGAATTACACAACACTGCAGAAATACCAGTTCTACTTTATTACAAAATGCCTATAGCACAAATCGCTTTTGAAAAAATCTCATCAGCCGCAGAAGAACCTTATGGTTCTAATAAGCTTACTTCTAAATACTCTGGAGATACTAAACCTGTTGCTTCACAAATGTGGAAGAACTATAACCAAGAAACAGGAGAGTGGAAATAA